In Streptomyces sp. DG2A-72, one genomic interval encodes:
- a CDS encoding isochorismatase family cysteine hydrolase — MIYTEEWVTARAREAYEQGQASFGICPERSALLVIDMQDEFVRPGWSPYWVPAATRMAPRLRRLVHLCRDLGVPVIWSIFDDTHLGLDRPYALRHLPHADTDWRRTEPAEVRDEMGYRSDEVLIRKPSYGASYDTPLDTIRRNLGRDTVIVTGTLTNYACCTTTQQAYERGYRVVFGGTSLPPTTNPGRSPNLPCCARDSRSCRRPRRSWIGCPARTERTQPLRETVGNDQLERGD, encoded by the coding sequence GTGATCTATACCGAGGAGTGGGTGACCGCTCGGGCGCGAGAGGCTTATGAACAGGGGCAGGCATCCTTCGGGATCTGTCCTGAGCGTTCCGCGCTGCTGGTCATCGACATGCAGGACGAGTTCGTCCGCCCCGGCTGGAGTCCGTACTGGGTACCGGCTGCAACCCGGATGGCTCCGCGGCTGCGACGTCTGGTCCATCTCTGCCGGGATCTCGGTGTCCCGGTGATCTGGAGCATCTTCGACGACACCCACCTCGGGTTGGACCGTCCGTATGCCCTGCGCCACCTCCCGCATGCCGACACCGACTGGCGCAGGACGGAACCCGCCGAGGTGCGGGATGAGATGGGCTACCGCAGTGACGAGGTCCTGATCCGCAAGCCGTCCTACGGCGCGTCCTACGACACTCCGCTCGACACGATCCGGCGCAACCTCGGCCGGGACACGGTCATCGTCACAGGAACGCTCACCAACTACGCCTGCTGCACCACCACGCAGCAGGCGTACGAGCGCGGCTATCGCGTCGTGTTCGGCGGGACGTCACTGCCACCGACGACGAATCCCGGCAGAAGCCCGAACTTGCCGTGCTGCGCAAGGGATTCGCGCTCGTGCCGAAGGCCGAGGAGATCATGGATCGGCTGTCCGGCACGGACTGAGCGCACTCAGCCGCTCAGGGAAACGGTGGGAAACGATCAGCTTGAACGTGGGGATTGA
- a CDS encoding MFS transporter: MATAEPKHADDAGPDPGSGPRIRVPAPQADTEHGGATAALKRAVLTLRERFLRHPVLFVAALSGALHIVWFFTFANSGGDLAAQDAWAEFVGRHPDSAYNLAWYGGMHPVSYSVVSPYLMSVFGVRTSMMIAGTISAGLLTLILLRSRSVKNPLWAALAGVFALLCNAASGRVTFGLGTVFALGAVAVVFCWPYRWRYKRWVKALCAAPLAALATMASPVAGLFVGLVAVALFLQKRRPGAWALGLAPAAVVAVSAWLFPFSGTQPMSVGSASLPLLYSVFVFAAVPREWKTVRITAAVYGLSVLLVWLISSQIGSNITRLPMLFAGVALVAALPFTVPRSRKWYALVVVIVGFNAWIGFKSVDDVVNTTPTASWARELAPLVNELQEVGAEKGRVEVVPASSHREASALAPYVNLARGWNRQADMGRNPLFYDDTLNSANYYEWLRRWAVHFVVLPKGKADGDGGERERELVQRGMPYLKQIWGDANWQLFRVTDPTPLAEPNAVVERTEQTELTMKVTAPGRILVRIPYSPWLSIVDAEGKKLKPPQETEASKDRPDGSPKSYDNVNGCLMEAEEDADGDKWTVLLAPKAGTYRLGAPYGVPRGTPCPEELR; the protein is encoded by the coding sequence GTGGCCACTGCGGAGCCGAAACACGCAGACGACGCCGGTCCGGACCCGGGATCAGGCCCGCGAATACGCGTGCCCGCACCGCAGGCCGACACTGAGCACGGCGGTGCGACGGCGGCGCTCAAGCGTGCCGTCCTGACCCTCCGTGAACGGTTCCTGCGCCACCCCGTCCTGTTCGTCGCCGCCCTCTCCGGCGCCCTGCACATCGTCTGGTTCTTCACGTTCGCGAACAGCGGTGGCGACCTCGCGGCACAGGACGCCTGGGCCGAGTTCGTCGGCCGGCATCCGGACTCGGCGTACAACCTCGCCTGGTACGGCGGTATGCACCCGGTGTCGTACAGCGTGGTGTCGCCGTATCTGATGTCCGTCTTCGGCGTCCGTACGTCGATGATGATCGCGGGAACGATCTCGGCCGGGCTGCTGACGCTGATCCTGCTGCGCAGCCGGTCGGTGAAGAACCCGCTGTGGGCCGCGCTCGCGGGTGTGTTCGCGCTTCTGTGCAATGCCGCGTCGGGGCGGGTGACCTTCGGGCTGGGCACGGTGTTCGCGCTGGGTGCGGTCGCGGTGGTGTTCTGCTGGCCGTACCGCTGGCGCTACAAACGCTGGGTGAAGGCGCTGTGCGCGGCCCCGCTGGCGGCGCTCGCCACGATGGCGTCGCCGGTCGCGGGACTGTTCGTGGGCCTGGTGGCGGTGGCGCTGTTCCTGCAGAAGCGCCGGCCGGGCGCCTGGGCGCTGGGGCTCGCGCCCGCGGCCGTGGTCGCCGTGTCCGCCTGGCTGTTCCCCTTCTCCGGCACCCAGCCGATGTCCGTCGGCTCGGCGTCGCTGCCGCTGCTGTACTCGGTGTTCGTCTTCGCCGCCGTGCCGCGCGAGTGGAAGACCGTACGGATCACGGCCGCCGTGTACGGGCTCTCGGTCCTGCTGGTGTGGCTGATCAGCTCGCAGATCGGCTCCAACATCACCCGGCTGCCGATGCTGTTCGCGGGAGTGGCGCTGGTCGCCGCGCTGCCGTTCACGGTGCCGCGCTCCCGCAAGTGGTACGCGCTCGTCGTGGTCATCGTCGGCTTCAACGCGTGGATCGGCTTCAAGTCCGTGGACGACGTCGTGAACACGACCCCGACCGCCTCCTGGGCCCGCGAGCTGGCGCCGCTCGTCAACGAACTCCAGGAGGTCGGCGCCGAGAAGGGGCGCGTCGAGGTGGTCCCGGCCAGCTCCCACCGCGAGGCCTCCGCGCTTGCCCCGTACGTCAACCTGGCCCGCGGCTGGAACCGCCAGGCCGACATGGGACGCAACCCCCTCTTCTACGACGACACGCTCAACTCCGCGAACTACTACGAGTGGCTCAGGCGCTGGGCCGTCCACTTCGTCGTGCTGCCCAAGGGCAAGGCGGACGGCGACGGCGGTGAGCGCGAGCGGGAGCTGGTCCAGCGCGGCATGCCGTATCTGAAGCAGATCTGGGGCGATGCCAACTGGCAGCTGTTCCGCGTCACCGATCCGACGCCGCTCGCCGAGCCCAACGCCGTCGTCGAGCGCACCGAGCAGACCGAGCTGACCATGAAGGTCACCGCGCCCGGCCGCATCCTCGTCCGCATCCCGTACTCGCCGTGGCTGAGCATCGTCGACGCCGAGGGCAAGAAGCTGAAGCCCCCGCAGGAGACGGAGGCCTCCAAGGACCGCCCCGACGGCAGCCCGAAGTCGTACGACAACGTCAACGGCTGCCTGATGGAGGCCGAGGAGGACGCGGACGGCGACAAGTGGACGGTCCTGCTGGCACCGAAGGCGGGAACCTACCGGCTGGGAGCGCCGTACGGGGTGCCGCGGGGGACGCCGTGCCCGGAGGAGCTGAGGTAG
- a CDS encoding GNAT family N-acetyltransferase, whose translation MTTHTEFDLRHYGHADASAIRGLLLDVHDEVYEGSDDPLAGREEFAKFVDHWSAREVFACVVGYDRGEPIGYAYGAPLSAATTWWAKVIPPLPGEFTAESGARTFALSELMVRTSWRGTGAAKAIHDELLRGRAEERVTLLVHRQHRKVRALYESWGYREVGETVPFDGAPELCAMVLRLGA comes from the coding sequence ATGACCACACACACCGAATTCGACCTACGGCACTACGGGCACGCGGACGCGTCCGCGATCCGCGGACTCCTCCTGGACGTCCACGACGAGGTGTACGAGGGCAGTGACGACCCACTCGCTGGGCGGGAAGAGTTCGCGAAGTTTGTCGACCATTGGTCGGCCCGTGAGGTCTTCGCGTGTGTGGTCGGCTACGACCGCGGCGAGCCGATCGGCTACGCGTACGGGGCGCCGCTGAGCGCGGCCACAACATGGTGGGCGAAGGTGATACCGCCTCTGCCTGGGGAGTTCACCGCGGAGTCCGGGGCGCGCACGTTCGCTCTGTCGGAGCTGATGGTCCGTACATCGTGGCGTGGCACTGGGGCGGCGAAGGCGATCCATGATGAGCTGCTGCGTGGCCGCGCCGAGGAGCGGGTGACGCTCTTGGTTCACAGGCAGCACCGCAAGGTTCGTGCGCTGTACGAGAGTTGGGGCTACCGCGAGGTGGGTGAGACGGTGCCGTTCGACGGGGCTCCGGAGTTGTGCGCGATGGTGCTGCGGCTTGGAGCCTGA
- a CDS encoding MFS transporter → MTNSVTNGYKSLFRTPEFTPLFLTSAANGVAKTVGGLALGTLVYRATESPLLSAVSMFGPSLAQVLGATLLLSGADRMPPRATLAGISVAFAAGTAVLAVPGLPIWAVFVVVLVEGLIASLGGGVRWGLLNEILAKGGYLLGRSVFNMMNGIMQIAGYAAGGVLLTVLSPRVALLLSAALYAVAALGVRLGLTARPPRSSGRPSVTATWRTNALLWSSRPRRYVLLALWIPNGLVVGCESLFVSYAPDHAGTLFACAALGMFVGDVTIGRLVPGAVRGRLGVPLLLLLAAPYTFFVLHPALPLAAAAIAVASVGFGASLVQQERLMSLTPDELAGHALGLHSAGMLTLQGVSASLAGAVAQLTSPATAMTAMALTSLAVTLALAPGLREARERYGLRPTPQ, encoded by the coding sequence ATGACCAACAGCGTGACCAACGGCTACAAGTCCCTGTTCCGGACACCGGAGTTCACTCCGTTGTTCCTCACCTCCGCCGCCAATGGTGTCGCGAAGACCGTGGGCGGGCTGGCGCTCGGCACGCTCGTGTACCGGGCCACCGAGTCGCCGCTGCTGTCGGCGGTGAGCATGTTCGGCCCGTCGCTGGCGCAGGTGCTCGGCGCGACGCTGCTGCTGTCGGGCGCGGACCGGATGCCGCCGAGGGCGACGCTGGCGGGGATCTCGGTCGCCTTCGCGGCCGGTACGGCGGTGCTGGCGGTGCCGGGGCTGCCGATCTGGGCGGTCTTCGTCGTCGTACTCGTGGAGGGGCTGATCGCATCGCTGGGCGGGGGAGTCCGCTGGGGACTGCTCAACGAGATCCTGGCCAAGGGCGGCTATCTGCTGGGGCGTTCGGTCTTCAACATGATGAACGGGATCATGCAGATCGCCGGGTACGCGGCGGGCGGCGTCCTGCTGACGGTGCTGTCCCCACGGGTGGCGCTGCTGCTCTCGGCGGCGCTGTACGCCGTGGCCGCGCTGGGCGTCCGACTCGGCCTGACGGCTCGTCCGCCACGCTCGTCCGGCCGACCCTCGGTGACGGCGACCTGGCGCACCAACGCCCTGTTGTGGTCGTCCCGCCCACGCCGGTACGTCCTTCTGGCCCTGTGGATTCCCAACGGCCTGGTGGTCGGCTGCGAATCGCTCTTCGTCTCCTACGCCCCCGACCACGCGGGCACGCTGTTCGCCTGCGCCGCGCTGGGCATGTTCGTCGGGGACGTGACGATCGGGCGCCTGGTGCCGGGGGCGGTGCGCGGGCGGCTCGGGGTGCCGCTGCTGCTCCTGCTGGCCGCCCCGTACACGTTCTTCGTCCTGCACCCGGCGCTCCCGCTCGCCGCCGCGGCGATCGCCGTCGCGTCCGTCGGCTTCGGCGCGAGCCTGGTCCAGCAGGAGCGCCTGATGTCCCTCACTCCGGACGAACTCGCGGGCCACGCCCTGGGACTGCACTCCGCCGGGATGCTCACCCTGCAAGGCGTGAGCGCGTCCCTGGCGGGCGCGGTGGCCCAACTGACGTCTCCCGCAACGGCGATGACGGCGATGGCGCTGACGTCGCTCGCGGTGACACTGGCGCTGGCGCCCGGGTTGCGGGAGGCGCGTGAGCGCTACGGTTTGCGCCCCACCCCGCAGTAG
- a CDS encoding transcriptional regulator, which translates to MSRQRNTTLEALLTDFGYTHQALADEVNRVASDEYREPANCTDRHVRRWISGHVRWPWPRYLRPLEHIFGRSPQDMGFAPRTASPAPTSARPAPAKEQHPVQRRTFIAGALAATLGTDQTPHRGRLGMSDVDRAQNTIRRLDAHFNGLGGGALVEVAADYLTRLQGALDHCTYGERVERALTRAVADVAACAGWSAHDCGDYSRAAQFRNEALQAALLARDPVAVTRAWSDLAAQAEHAGRPAEAARINRAALSERHLRAQPLVSSLLHARLADCLAQTNDPQGMGRQLAAAERAYDRADVAGAPSWLAFLTPAELSGLGALAHQSAGQYARAEQHALQTLDLLEDGFNRNRAYYAVVLAELQLTQGEYERAAATAATVQTDHISSSRIMARLARVTAAGQGGRT; encoded by the coding sequence ATGTCCAGGCAGCGGAACACCACGCTGGAGGCGCTCCTCACGGATTTCGGCTACACGCATCAGGCGCTCGCCGACGAGGTCAACCGCGTCGCCTCCGACGAGTACCGCGAACCCGCGAACTGCACCGACCGGCACGTGCGCCGCTGGATCTCCGGCCATGTCCGCTGGCCCTGGCCGCGCTATCTTCGGCCTCTGGAGCACATCTTCGGCCGCAGCCCGCAAGACATGGGATTCGCGCCGCGCACGGCGTCACCTGCTCCCACATCGGCGCGGCCGGCGCCCGCGAAGGAACAACACCCTGTGCAGCGCCGCACGTTCATCGCCGGGGCCCTCGCTGCCACCCTCGGCACCGACCAGACACCGCACCGCGGCCGTCTCGGCATGTCCGACGTCGACCGCGCCCAGAACACCATCCGCCGCCTTGACGCGCACTTCAACGGGCTCGGAGGGGGCGCCCTGGTCGAAGTTGCCGCCGACTACCTCACACGACTCCAGGGGGCCTTGGACCACTGCACGTACGGCGAACGCGTCGAGCGTGCCCTGACCCGGGCCGTGGCCGACGTCGCAGCCTGCGCCGGGTGGTCCGCGCACGACTGCGGTGACTATTCCCGCGCCGCCCAGTTCCGCAATGAGGCGCTCCAGGCGGCACTGCTGGCCCGGGATCCGGTCGCGGTGACCCGCGCGTGGTCTGACCTTGCCGCACAAGCCGAGCACGCCGGACGGCCCGCGGAGGCCGCACGCATCAACCGGGCCGCACTTTCGGAGCGGCACCTACGGGCCCAGCCGCTGGTCTCTTCTCTCCTGCACGCCCGGCTCGCCGACTGCCTCGCGCAGACCAACGATCCCCAGGGCATGGGCCGACAACTAGCCGCGGCCGAACGCGCCTACGACCGCGCGGACGTGGCAGGCGCCCCAAGCTGGCTTGCGTTCCTCACCCCGGCGGAACTGTCCGGGCTCGGCGCCCTCGCCCACCAGAGCGCCGGCCAGTACGCCCGCGCCGAACAGCATGCCCTGCAAACCCTCGATCTCCTTGAGGACGGATTCAACCGCAACCGCGCCTACTACGCGGTGGTACTCGCCGAACTCCAGCTGACCCAGGGCGAGTACGAGCGGGCTGCGGCCACCGCCGCGACGGTCCAGACGGACCACATCTCCAGCAGCCGCATCATGGCCCGTCTCGCGCGGGTCACCGCAGCCGGCCAAGGAGGACGTACATGA
- a CDS encoding CGNR zinc finger domain-containing protein, giving the protein MTTWTATSFLGGHPALDFVNTVGGRTKDRNVEWLREFADAADWARAAGILDNAEHEYLLARAESAPEEASDALTDLRAQREALHDFLLAAIEDTDCPAMVRERVEVDIAAAHREAHLSDRYRTQPAWVTDVAELGLRVLAVRVALASAALLASDERFQIGACGRCSWLYLDPSPSRRRRWCSMATCGNRAKAERHQRRQTNAGG; this is encoded by the coding sequence TTGACGACCTGGACAGCCACGTCCTTCCTCGGTGGCCACCCGGCACTCGACTTCGTCAACACAGTCGGTGGCCGCACGAAGGACCGCAACGTCGAATGGCTCCGCGAGTTCGCCGACGCCGCCGACTGGGCGCGCGCAGCCGGCATACTCGACAACGCCGAGCACGAGTACCTGCTGGCTCGCGCCGAAAGCGCCCCCGAAGAAGCGAGTGATGCCCTCACAGACCTGCGGGCCCAGCGCGAGGCGTTGCATGATTTCCTGCTGGCAGCTATCGAGGACACCGACTGCCCGGCAATGGTCCGCGAACGAGTCGAGGTCGACATCGCGGCTGCTCACCGTGAAGCGCACCTGTCGGACCGATACCGCACTCAGCCTGCGTGGGTAACCGACGTAGCCGAGCTGGGGTTGCGAGTCCTCGCGGTACGAGTGGCCCTGGCCAGCGCAGCGCTGCTGGCCAGCGATGAACGCTTCCAGATCGGCGCCTGTGGTCGATGCTCGTGGTTGTATCTCGATCCCTCACCGAGTAGGCGACGTCGCTGGTGCTCCATGGCGACCTGCGGAAACCGCGCGAAGGCTGAACGTCACCAACGGCGGCAGACAAACGCGGGAGGGTGA
- a CDS encoding alpha/beta fold hydrolase — protein sequence MSVKLVDGAWSLDNTFDFRGQKVRFGVLGEGAPLVLLHGTPFSSVVWRRIVPHLTRHHRVYYFDLLGYGQSDKRPGQDVSLAVQNQVFTALLDHWDLDLPHVVGHDFGGTTALRTHLLDGRDYRSLTLIDPVALSPHGSALVQTARRHEDALNELPGYIHEAILRAYIAGAVHRRLSEQEMNRYIEPWLGDQGQAAFYRQIAQMDDRHTDEIQNRYSDIRCPVTILWGEQDSWIPVARGQTLASRISGANFQIVSEASHLVPEDAPEAIVATVLDFVARVA from the coding sequence GTGTCAGTGAAGCTGGTGGACGGGGCGTGGAGCCTGGACAACACGTTCGACTTTCGCGGCCAGAAGGTCCGCTTCGGCGTACTGGGGGAAGGCGCGCCGTTGGTGCTTCTTCACGGCACCCCGTTCTCCTCGGTGGTCTGGCGGCGTATCGTGCCGCACCTCACGCGACACCACCGCGTGTACTACTTCGATCTGCTCGGGTACGGCCAGTCGGACAAAAGACCCGGGCAAGACGTCTCGCTGGCAGTACAGAACCAGGTCTTCACCGCACTGCTCGACCATTGGGACCTCGATCTTCCCCACGTGGTCGGCCACGACTTCGGGGGCACCACGGCGCTGCGGACACACCTGCTCGACGGCCGCGACTACCGATCCCTGACCCTGATTGACCCGGTCGCGCTCAGTCCGCACGGATCGGCGCTCGTACAGACCGCCAGACGGCACGAAGACGCGCTGAACGAACTACCCGGATACATCCACGAAGCGATCCTGCGCGCCTACATCGCCGGGGCGGTGCACCGCCGGCTATCCGAGCAGGAGATGAACCGCTACATCGAGCCCTGGCTGGGTGATCAGGGCCAGGCCGCGTTCTATCGCCAGATCGCACAGATGGACGACCGCCACACCGACGAGATCCAAAACCGCTACAGCGACATCCGCTGCCCGGTCACCATCCTCTGGGGCGAGCAAGACAGCTGGATTCCGGTCGCGAGAGGCCAAACCCTCGCCAGCCGCATCTCCGGCGCAAACTTCCAAATAGTGTCAGAAGCCAGTCACCTCGTTCCCGAAGATGCCCCCGAAGCCATCGTCGCCACCGTGCTCGACTTCGTCGCTCGCGTTGCCTGA
- a CDS encoding glutathione peroxidase yields the protein MTTDTTGNSVLDVDIDALQGGAADLGQYKGKAVLIVNVASKCGLTPQYAGLERLQERYAAQGFTVLGVPCNQFMGQEPGSSEEIAEFCSATYGVTFPMTEKVEVNGDGRHALYERLTGFADAEGHTGDIRWNFEKFLIGRDGEVAARFSPQTEPESAEVVAAVEAQLA from the coding sequence ATGACTACTGACACCACCGGCAACTCCGTACTCGACGTGGACATCGATGCGCTCCAGGGCGGTGCGGCGGACCTCGGCCAGTACAAGGGCAAGGCCGTCCTGATCGTGAACGTGGCCTCCAAGTGCGGGCTGACCCCGCAGTACGCGGGCCTGGAGCGGCTCCAGGAGCGTTACGCCGCGCAGGGCTTCACCGTGCTCGGCGTGCCCTGCAACCAGTTCATGGGCCAGGAGCCCGGCAGCTCCGAGGAGATCGCCGAGTTCTGCTCGGCGACGTACGGCGTGACCTTCCCGATGACCGAGAAGGTCGAGGTCAACGGGGACGGACGGCATGCGCTGTACGAGCGCCTGACCGGCTTCGCCGACGCCGAGGGGCACACTGGCGACATCCGCTGGAACTTCGAGAAGTTCCTGATCGGCCGGGACGGCGAGGTCGCCGCCCGCTTCTCCCCGCAGACCGAGCCGGAGTCGGCGGAGGTCGTGGCGGCGGTGGAGGCGCAACTGGCCTAA
- a CDS encoding DUF4158 domain-containing protein — translation MRRRERSPVWSAHLATLTPADAAFVNPGRGRGQADRLGLAVALCTLPLLGFVPDDVASAPSVAVARLAEQLGVDRM, via the coding sequence ATGCGTCGCCGCGAGCGGTCGCCTGTCTGGTCGGCACACCTAGCCACCTTGACTCCGGCGGACGCGGCGTTCGTCAATCCCGGCCGTGGTCGGGGGCAAGCGGATCGGCTGGGGCTTGCCGTGGCCCTGTGCACGTTGCCGTTGTTGGGGTTCGTGCCGGACGACGTGGCGTCCGCACCGTCGGTGGCCGTGGCGCGGCTGGCCGAGCAGCTCGGGGTCGACCGGATGTGA
- a CDS encoding NUDIX domain-containing protein, which yields MDRREAIVAVVRRGERVLVIQRGPLARLPGYWAPLSGKLEPGETQEEALIREVHEEVGLRVSPVAKVWESQTLDGTFRLHWWTAEAEEEEVVMHPGEVSDARWVTPQEFSRLQPVFETDRVFFDRVLPQL from the coding sequence ATGGACCGGCGAGAGGCGATTGTCGCGGTGGTGCGGCGGGGAGAGCGGGTGCTCGTCATCCAGCGGGGTCCGCTGGCCAGGTTGCCGGGGTACTGGGCGCCCCTCAGCGGCAAACTCGAACCCGGTGAGACGCAGGAGGAAGCCCTGATCCGGGAGGTGCACGAGGAAGTCGGCCTGAGGGTCTCGCCCGTGGCCAAGGTCTGGGAGTCCCAGACCTTGGACGGCACGTTCCGTCTGCACTGGTGGACAGCGGAGGCCGAGGAAGAGGAAGTCGTTATGCATCCGGGCGAGGTGAGCGACGCACGCTGGGTCACACCGCAGGAGTTCTCCCGGCTTCAGCCCGTCTTCGAGACCGACCGCGTGTTCTTCGACCGCGTGCTGCCGCAGCTTTGA
- a CDS encoding winged helix-turn-helix domain-containing protein produces MGWWQINADTLARSRFVLSPLAETFASLKLLHAGTAAHPGERAWLHVHLPAYRQRLDPVTALLVRSGLGRNWIADFLTPTPRDGETFEEGLARVRAARPQDARAHLKVSLAGPLPTDLDRDDLPDRAADLLSYVWTETVRPYWPRRRRVLEADVIARLAQVSRGGWAAVLDGLRPGTRWLGDSRFQVNLHEYPPREISGAELVFVPVTPKAGWVSWAEAERRYAVIYPCTGALADVSDRPPPASLGALLGTARAALLVLLDSPLSTTQLVALTGQGLGSIGRHVKILLDAGLVERRRAGRSVLYSRTAAGEVLVEAQNGADTYRS; encoded by the coding sequence ATGGGCTGGTGGCAGATCAACGCCGACACCCTCGCCCGCAGCCGCTTCGTCCTCTCCCCGCTCGCCGAGACCTTCGCGAGCCTGAAGCTGCTGCACGCGGGCACGGCCGCGCACCCCGGCGAGCGGGCCTGGCTGCACGTCCATCTCCCCGCCTACCGACAGCGGTTGGACCCCGTCACCGCGCTCCTCGTCCGCTCGGGACTCGGCCGTAACTGGATCGCCGACTTCCTCACGCCCACCCCACGTGACGGCGAAACCTTCGAGGAGGGCCTCGCCCGCGTCCGCGCGGCCCGCCCGCAGGACGCCCGCGCGCACCTGAAGGTCTCCCTCGCCGGTCCCCTCCCCACCGACCTCGACCGCGACGACCTCCCCGACCGCGCGGCCGACCTCCTGTCCTACGTCTGGACCGAGACCGTACGGCCGTACTGGCCCCGGCGCCGACGCGTCCTGGAGGCCGACGTGATCGCCCGGCTCGCACAGGTGAGCCGGGGCGGCTGGGCAGCCGTACTGGACGGACTGCGGCCCGGGACACGCTGGCTCGGCGACAGCCGGTTCCAGGTCAACCTGCACGAATATCCGCCTCGCGAGATCTCCGGCGCGGAGCTGGTGTTCGTGCCGGTCACTCCGAAGGCGGGCTGGGTGTCCTGGGCGGAAGCCGAGCGCCGATACGCGGTGATCTACCCGTGCACGGGCGCCCTGGCCGACGTATCGGACAGGCCCCCGCCCGCGAGCCTCGGCGCGCTGCTCGGCACCGCGCGGGCCGCGCTGCTCGTCCTGCTGGACTCCCCGCTGAGCACGACCCAGCTCGTCGCCCTGACCGGCCAGGGCCTCGGCTCGATCGGCCGCCATGTGAAGATCCTGCTGGACGCGGGGCTCGTGGAACGACGCAGGGCGGGCCGGTCGGTGCTGTACTCGCGGACGGCGGCCGGTGAGGTTCTCGTCGAGGCTCAGAACGGTGCCGACACCTACCGCAGTTAG